A single genomic interval of Streptomyces sp. 1222.5 harbors:
- a CDS encoding branched-chain amino acid ABC transporter permease → MNELPQQLVNGLLLGSMYGLVAIGYTMVYGIVQLINFAHGEIFMTGAFGALTVYAYILPDGTSMWVALPLMLIGAILVAVTVAVGAERFAYRPLRTAPRLAPLITAIGLSLALQQAVWAWYPGAKSARTFPSIPGGPFEIGNVTIQTGDVFLVAAAPLSMAFLAYFVMRTRTGRGMQATAQDPDTAKLMGVNTDRIIVIAFALGAAFAAVGSVAYGLKYGQIDFRMGFILGLKAFTAAVLGGIGNIYGAMLGGLVLGVAEALSTAYIADIPGMDKFGSQSWADVWAFVLLILVLLFRPQGLLGERVADRA, encoded by the coding sequence GTGAACGAACTGCCGCAGCAGCTGGTCAACGGCCTGCTACTAGGATCCATGTACGGGCTGGTCGCCATCGGCTACACAATGGTCTACGGCATCGTCCAGCTCATCAACTTCGCCCACGGCGAGATATTCATGACCGGCGCGTTCGGCGCGCTCACGGTCTACGCGTACATCCTGCCCGACGGCACCTCGATGTGGGTGGCCCTGCCACTGATGCTCATCGGCGCCATCCTGGTGGCCGTCACCGTCGCCGTCGGAGCGGAACGATTCGCCTACCGCCCTCTGCGCACCGCCCCGCGTCTCGCGCCCCTCATCACCGCCATCGGCCTCTCCCTGGCCCTCCAGCAGGCGGTGTGGGCCTGGTACCCGGGCGCCAAGAGCGCCCGCACCTTCCCGAGCATCCCGGGCGGTCCCTTCGAGATCGGCAATGTCACCATCCAGACGGGTGATGTCTTCCTGGTCGCCGCCGCCCCCCTCAGCATGGCCTTCCTCGCCTACTTCGTGATGCGCACCCGCACCGGACGCGGCATGCAGGCCACCGCCCAGGACCCGGACACCGCGAAGCTGATGGGCGTCAACACCGACCGCATCATCGTGATCGCGTTCGCCCTCGGCGCCGCCTTCGCCGCCGTCGGATCGGTCGCCTACGGCCTGAAGTACGGTCAGATCGACTTCCGCATGGGCTTCATCCTCGGTCTGAAGGCCTTCACCGCGGCCGTCCTCGGCGGCATCGGCAACATCTACGGCGCCATGCTCGGCGGCCTCGTCCTCGGTGTCGCCGAGGCTCTGTCCACCGCCTACATCGCGGACATCCCCGGCATGGACAAGTTCGGCAGCCAGTCCTGGGCAGACGTCTGGGCGTTCGTACTCCTCATCCTCGTGCTCCTGTTCAGGCCACAGGGCCTGCTCGGTGAGCGCGTCGCGGACAGGGCGTGA
- a CDS encoding branched-chain amino acid ABC transporter substrate-binding protein yields MRQRSLIAITAALAAGALTLTACGSRDSGDKGSDSNGGGTTVVIGVDAPLTGDLSALGLGIRNSVDLAAKQANKKNYVKGVTFKIEAADDQAQPSSGQSNATKFVGEKDVLGVVGPLNSSVAQSMQKVFDDAKLVEVSPANTNPALTQGDDWQKSKTRAYKSYFRTATTDAIQGPFAAQYVYNKAKKKKAFIIDDKKTYGAGLAATFSDEFKKLGGKIVGTEHINPDTKDFSAVATKVKNSGAQVVYYGGEYPQAGPLSKQIKAAGAKIPLVGGDGIYADDFIKLAGASGTGDLATSVGAPVETLPSAKEFVANYKAGGYKEAYAAYGGYSYDSAWSIIEAVKKVVDDNGGKLPDDARAKVTEAMQNVSFDGVTGKVSFDEYGDATNKQLTVYSVTGGAWKAVESGTYNGS; encoded by the coding sequence GTGCGTCAACGTTCGCTCATCGCCATCACCGCCGCCCTGGCGGCGGGAGCACTCACCCTCACCGCCTGCGGCTCGCGCGACAGCGGCGACAAGGGCTCGGACTCCAACGGCGGCGGCACCACCGTCGTCATCGGCGTCGACGCCCCGCTGACCGGCGACCTGTCCGCTCTCGGCCTGGGCATCAGGAACTCGGTGGACCTCGCGGCCAAGCAGGCCAACAAGAAGAACTACGTCAAGGGCGTCACCTTCAAGATCGAGGCCGCGGACGACCAGGCGCAGCCCTCTTCCGGCCAGTCGAACGCCACCAAGTTCGTCGGCGAGAAGGACGTCCTCGGTGTCGTCGGCCCGCTGAACTCCTCCGTCGCCCAGTCGATGCAGAAGGTCTTCGACGACGCGAAGCTGGTCGAGGTCTCCCCGGCCAACACCAACCCGGCGCTGACCCAGGGTGACGACTGGCAGAAGTCGAAGACCCGGGCGTACAAGTCGTACTTCCGCACCGCGACCACGGACGCCATCCAGGGCCCGTTCGCCGCGCAGTACGTCTACAACAAGGCCAAGAAGAAGAAGGCCTTCATCATCGACGACAAGAAGACGTACGGCGCCGGCCTCGCCGCGACGTTCAGCGACGAGTTCAAGAAGCTCGGCGGCAAGATCGTCGGCACCGAGCACATCAACCCCGACACCAAGGACTTCTCCGCGGTCGCCACCAAGGTGAAGAACTCCGGTGCCCAGGTGGTCTACTACGGCGGCGAGTACCCGCAGGCCGGCCCGCTCAGCAAGCAGATCAAGGCCGCCGGTGCCAAGATCCCGCTGGTCGGCGGCGACGGCATCTACGCCGACGACTTCATCAAGCTGGCCGGTGCCTCCGGCACCGGTGACCTCGCCACCTCGGTCGGCGCGCCGGTCGAGACCCTGCCGTCCGCCAAGGAGTTCGTCGCCAACTACAAGGCGGGTGGCTACAAGGAGGCCTACGCGGCCTACGGCGGTTACTCCTACGACTCCGCCTGGTCGATCATCGAGGCCGTCAAGAAGGTCGTCGACGACAACGGCGGCAAGCTGCCGGACGACGCCCGCGCGAAGGTCACCGAGGCCATGCAGAACGTCTCCTTCGACGGTGTGACCGGCAAGGTCTCCTTCGACGAGTACGGTGACGCGACCAACAAGCAGCTCACCGTCTACTCCGTCACGGGTGGCGCCTGGAAGGCCGTGGAGTCCGGCACCTACAACGGCAGCTGA
- a CDS encoding Tat pathway signal sequence domain protein, with product MSGIGPLEPGEGTTAQDNSPTEQARSVGRTRTALAGRYAHHRRLTLSLVALAVLLAGGGYLYGTRPRQAPPAPTPQPSGAPYPAQVVDVTYLEDLPTAAGAPPHSFRFGVLVGVDSGPPVTVTRVTQPYAGLTLTTDPVAPFRTRAGSARMITITMHVTECGKVPMDAGMPFLDVTLRNTRAIQNHSFILGPRYAQHLSQALKVACSNSGG from the coding sequence GTGAGCGGCATCGGCCCCCTGGAACCCGGCGAAGGCACCACCGCCCAGGACAACTCGCCTACCGAGCAAGCGCGTTCGGTCGGCCGGACGCGTACCGCGCTCGCCGGCCGGTACGCCCACCACCGGCGGCTGACCCTCTCCCTCGTCGCGCTGGCCGTCCTCCTGGCGGGCGGTGGATACCTCTACGGCACCCGGCCGCGGCAAGCTCCGCCGGCCCCTACTCCCCAGCCGTCGGGGGCGCCTTACCCCGCACAGGTGGTGGACGTGACGTACCTGGAGGACCTGCCCACCGCAGCCGGCGCCCCGCCGCACAGCTTCCGCTTCGGGGTGCTGGTGGGCGTGGATTCCGGGCCGCCGGTCACCGTGACCCGGGTGACCCAGCCGTACGCGGGGCTGACGCTGACGACGGACCCTGTGGCGCCCTTCCGGACAAGGGCGGGTTCGGCCCGCATGATCACCATAACGATGCACGTGACCGAATGCGGAAAAGTTCCCATGGACGCCGGGATGCCTTTCCTGGACGTAACTCTGCGTAATACGCGTGCAATACAAAACCACAGTTTCATCCTCGGTCCGCGCTACGCGCAGCACCTCTCCCAGGCCCTGAAAGTCGCCTGCAGCAACAGTGGTGGGTAA
- a CDS encoding hotdog fold thioesterase — MGEQQRVKFPQEIIDEYAALGVDLPALFSAGHLGTRMGVQILEAGPEKVVGTMPVEGNTQPYGLLHGGASAVLAETLGSVGSMLHGGSSKIAVGVDLNCTHHRGVRSGLVTGVATPVHRGRSTATYEIVISDEEGRRVCTARLTCLLRDVQQGDAPSPRPTTD, encoded by the coding sequence ATGGGTGAGCAGCAGCGAGTGAAGTTCCCGCAGGAGATCATCGACGAGTACGCGGCGCTCGGCGTGGACCTGCCCGCCCTGTTCTCGGCCGGTCACCTCGGCACGCGGATGGGTGTGCAGATCCTGGAGGCCGGCCCGGAGAAGGTCGTCGGGACGATGCCGGTGGAGGGCAACACCCAGCCGTACGGACTGCTGCACGGTGGCGCCTCGGCGGTGCTGGCGGAGACCCTGGGCTCGGTCGGCTCGATGCTGCACGGCGGCAGCTCGAAGATCGCGGTGGGCGTGGACCTGAACTGCACCCACCACCGCGGTGTCCGTTCGGGCCTGGTGACCGGCGTGGCCACGCCCGTGCACCGGGGGCGTTCGACGGCGACGTACGAGATCGTGATCAGCGACGAGGAGGGCCGCCGGGTCTGCACGGCCCGCCTCACCTGCCTCCTGCGGGACGTGCAGCAGGGCGACGCGCCCAGCCCCCGCCCCACCACCGACTGA
- a CDS encoding FdhF/YdeP family oxidoreductase: MATKPPKGDPVQDAPQVAEPKHAAAGLPAIGHTLRIAQQQMGVRRTALTLLRVNQKDGFDCPGCAWPEPDHRHKAEFCENGAKAVAEEATLRRVTPEFFAAHPVADLAGRSGYWLGQQGRLTHPMYLPEGGEHYEPVGWERAFDIIAEEIAALDSPDEAVFYTSGRTSNEAAFLYQLFARELGTNNLPDCSNMCHESSGSALSETIGIGKGSVLLEDLHQADLIIVAGQNPGTNHPRMLSALERAKAGGARIISVNPLPEAGLERFKNPQTPKGMLKGAALTDLFLQIRIGGDQALFRLLNKLVLETDGAVDEAFVREHTHGFEEFAAAARAADWEETLAATGLSRSEIEEALRMVLASERTIVCWAMGLTQHKHSVPTIREVVNFLLLRGNIGRPGAGVCPVRGHSNVQGDRTMGIFERPAPAFLDALEKEFGFAPPREHGFDVVRAIRALRDGEAKVFFAMGGNFVSASPDTEVTEAAMRRARLTVHVSTKLNRSHVVTGARALILPTLGRTERDLQGSGEQFVTVEDSMGMVHASRGRLAPAGPGLLSEPAIVCRMARRVLGEGSVVPWEEFEKDYAAIRDRIARVVPGFQDFNARVARPGGFTLPHAPRDERRFPTATGKANFTAAPVEFPELPEGRLLLQTLRSHDQYNTTIYGLDDRYRGITGGRRVVLVNPEDARRLGVAEGAYVDLVGEWRDGVERRAPGFRVVLYPTARGCAAAYYPETNVLVPLDATADTSNTPASKSVVVRLEHRTPDLADRAGSRLEQSATD; this comes from the coding sequence ATGGCGACGAAGCCGCCCAAGGGTGATCCGGTCCAGGACGCGCCGCAGGTCGCGGAGCCGAAGCACGCCGCCGCGGGACTGCCCGCCATCGGGCACACGCTGCGCATCGCCCAGCAGCAGATGGGTGTGCGGCGCACCGCGCTGACGCTGCTGCGCGTGAACCAGAAGGACGGCTTCGACTGCCCGGGATGCGCCTGGCCCGAGCCGGACCACCGGCACAAGGCGGAGTTCTGCGAGAACGGCGCGAAGGCGGTCGCCGAGGAGGCCACGCTGCGCCGGGTCACCCCGGAGTTCTTCGCCGCCCACCCGGTGGCCGACCTGGCCGGCCGCAGCGGCTACTGGCTGGGGCAGCAGGGGCGGCTCACCCACCCGATGTACCTCCCCGAGGGCGGGGAGCACTACGAGCCGGTCGGCTGGGAGCGTGCCTTCGACATCATCGCCGAGGAGATCGCGGCGCTGGACTCCCCCGACGAGGCCGTCTTCTACACCTCGGGCCGCACCAGCAACGAGGCGGCGTTCCTGTACCAGCTCTTCGCGCGCGAGCTGGGCACGAACAATCTGCCGGACTGCTCGAACATGTGCCACGAGTCGTCGGGTTCGGCGCTGTCCGAGACCATCGGCATCGGCAAGGGCAGCGTCCTGCTGGAGGACCTGCACCAGGCCGACCTGATCATCGTCGCCGGGCAGAACCCGGGCACGAACCACCCGCGCATGCTGTCCGCGCTGGAACGGGCCAAGGCCGGCGGCGCGAGGATCATCAGCGTGAACCCGCTGCCCGAGGCGGGTCTGGAGCGGTTCAAGAACCCGCAGACCCCCAAGGGCATGCTCAAGGGCGCCGCCCTGACCGACCTGTTCCTGCAGATCCGCATCGGCGGCGACCAGGCCCTCTTCCGCCTGCTCAACAAGCTGGTCCTGGAGACGGACGGCGCGGTCGACGAGGCGTTCGTACGCGAGCACACCCACGGATTCGAGGAGTTCGCCGCGGCCGCCCGTGCCGCCGACTGGGAGGAGACGCTCGCGGCGACGGGTCTGTCCCGGTCGGAGATCGAGGAAGCCCTGCGCATGGTGCTCGCCTCGGAGCGGACCATCGTCTGCTGGGCCATGGGCCTCACCCAGCACAAGCACTCCGTGCCGACCATCCGCGAGGTCGTCAACTTCCTGCTGCTGCGCGGCAACATCGGCCGTCCGGGCGCGGGAGTGTGCCCGGTGCGCGGGCACAGCAACGTGCAGGGCGACCGGACGATGGGCATCTTCGAGCGGCCCGCGCCGGCCTTCCTGGACGCGCTGGAGAAGGAGTTCGGGTTCGCGCCGCCGCGCGAGCACGGCTTCGACGTCGTCCGGGCCATCCGCGCGCTGCGCGACGGCGAGGCGAAGGTGTTCTTCGCCATGGGCGGCAACTTCGTCTCCGCCTCCCCCGACACCGAGGTGACCGAGGCGGCGATGCGGCGCGCGCGGCTGACGGTGCACGTGTCGACCAAGCTGAACCGCTCGCACGTCGTCACGGGCGCGCGGGCGCTGATCCTGCCGACGCTGGGCCGTACGGAGCGCGATCTCCAGGGCAGCGGTGAGCAGTTCGTGACGGTCGAGGACTCCATGGGCATGGTGCACGCCTCGCGCGGGCGGCTCGCGCCGGCGGGTCCGGGGCTGCTGTCGGAGCCGGCGATCGTGTGCCGGATGGCGCGCCGGGTGCTCGGTGAGGGCAGCGTCGTGCCGTGGGAGGAGTTCGAGAAGGACTACGCGGCGATCCGTGACCGCATCGCGCGCGTGGTCCCCGGGTTCCAGGACTTCAACGCGCGCGTGGCCCGGCCGGGCGGCTTCACCCTGCCGCACGCCCCGCGCGACGAGCGCCGTTTCCCGACCGCCACGGGCAAGGCGAACTTCACGGCGGCGCCGGTGGAGTTCCCCGAACTGCCCGAGGGCCGGCTGCTGCTGCAGACCCTGCGGTCGCACGACCAGTACAACACCACGATCTACGGGCTCGACGACCGCTACCGGGGCATCACGGGCGGGCGCCGGGTGGTGCTGGTGAACCCGGAGGACGCGCGGCGGCTGGGGGTCGCCGAGGGAGCGTACGTGGATCTGGTCGGCGAGTGGCGGGACGGCGTGGAGCGGCGGGCGCCCGGGTTCCGCGTCGTCCTGTATCCGACAGCCCGGGGCTGTGCGGCGGCCTACTACCCCGAGACCAACGTGCTGGTGCCGCTGGACGCCACGGCCGACACCAGCAACACCCCGGCCAGCAAGTCCGTCGTCGTACGGCTGGAGCACCGGACGCCGGACCTCGCGGACCGCGCGGGGAGCCGTCTGGAACAATCGGCGACCGACTGA
- the polA gene encoding DNA polymerase I encodes MAETASKKTDKTPGGIRPRLMLMDGHSLAYRAFFALPAENFTTATGQPTNAIYGFASMLANTLRDEAPTHFAVAFDVSRKTWRSERFTEYKANRSKTPDEFKGQVELIGELLDAMHAPRFAVDGFEADDVIATLATQAEAEGFEVLIVTGDRDSFQLVTEHTTVLYPTKGVSELTRFTPEKVLEKYGLTPAQYPDFAALRGDPSDNLPGIPGVGEKTAAKWINQFGSFADLVERVKEVKGKAGQNLRDHLEAVKLNRLLTELERRVELPRTVTDLERTPYDRKAVAMILDTLEIRNPSLRERLFAVDPGAEEAETTPVTTEGVELDGTILRTGELAPWLAEHGGETLGVATVGTWALGTGSVAEIALAAGGGAAAWFDPAELDEADENAFTAWLADAGRPKVFHDAKGAMRVFAEHGWSIEGVRMDTALAAYLVKPGRRSFDLDALSLEYLHRELVPAAAADGQLAFGADEGAEAEALMIQARAVLDLGEAFEARLPEVGAADLLQDMELPTSALLARMERHGIAADRTHLEAMEQMFAGAVQQAVKEAHAAAGHEFNLGSPKQLQEVLFGELALPKTKKTKTGYTTDADALAWLATQTDNELPVIMLRHREQAKLRVTVEGLIKAIAGDGRIHTTFNQTVAATGRLSSTDPNLQNIPVRTDEGRAIRRGFVVGEGFESLMTADYSQIELRVMAHLSEDEGLIRAFTSGEDLHTTAASQVFGVEPAAVDAEMRRKIKAMSYGLAYGLSAFGLSQQLNIEAAEARALMDAYFERFGGVRDYLRRAVDEARATGYTATIFGRRRYLPDLNSDNRQRREAAERMALNAPIQGTAADIVKIAMLKVDSALRAAELKSRMLLQVHDEIVLEIAPGERAAAEEIVRREMAAAVQLRAPLDVSVGVGPDWESAAH; translated from the coding sequence GTGGCAGAGACAGCATCGAAGAAGACCGACAAGACCCCCGGCGGCATCCGTCCACGGCTGATGCTCATGGACGGGCACTCGCTGGCCTACCGCGCGTTCTTCGCGCTGCCCGCGGAGAACTTCACGACCGCGACCGGCCAGCCGACGAACGCGATCTACGGCTTCGCGTCGATGCTGGCCAACACCCTGCGTGACGAGGCGCCCACGCACTTCGCGGTGGCCTTCGACGTCTCGCGCAAGACGTGGCGCTCCGAGCGGTTCACGGAGTACAAGGCGAACCGCTCCAAGACCCCGGACGAGTTCAAAGGCCAGGTCGAGCTGATCGGCGAGCTGCTCGACGCGATGCACGCGCCGCGCTTCGCGGTCGACGGCTTCGAGGCGGACGACGTCATCGCCACCCTCGCCACCCAGGCCGAGGCCGAGGGCTTCGAGGTGCTGATCGTCACCGGCGACCGCGACTCCTTCCAGCTCGTCACCGAGCACACCACCGTGCTCTACCCGACGAAGGGCGTCTCGGAGCTGACCCGGTTCACCCCGGAGAAGGTGCTCGAGAAGTACGGATTGACGCCCGCCCAGTACCCGGACTTCGCGGCCCTGCGCGGCGACCCGTCCGACAACCTCCCCGGCATCCCCGGCGTCGGCGAGAAGACCGCCGCCAAGTGGATCAACCAGTTCGGGTCCTTCGCCGATCTGGTCGAGCGGGTCAAGGAGGTCAAGGGCAAGGCCGGGCAGAACCTCCGCGACCACCTGGAGGCCGTCAAGCTCAACCGCCTGCTCACCGAGCTGGAGCGCCGGGTCGAGCTGCCGAGGACGGTCACGGACCTGGAGCGGACCCCGTACGACCGCAAGGCCGTCGCGATGATCCTGGACACCCTGGAGATCCGCAATCCGTCCCTGCGCGAGCGGCTCTTCGCCGTCGACCCCGGCGCCGAGGAGGCCGAGACCACCCCGGTCACCACGGAGGGTGTCGAACTCGACGGCACGATCCTGCGCACCGGCGAGCTGGCCCCCTGGCTGGCCGAGCACGGCGGGGAGACCCTGGGCGTCGCCACCGTCGGCACCTGGGCGCTGGGCACCGGCTCGGTCGCCGAGATCGCCCTCGCGGCGGGCGGGGGAGCGGCCGCCTGGTTCGACCCCGCCGAGCTGGACGAGGCCGACGAGAACGCGTTCACGGCCTGGCTGGCCGACGCCGGCCGCCCCAAGGTGTTCCACGACGCCAAGGGCGCCATGCGCGTCTTCGCCGAGCACGGCTGGAGCATCGAGGGCGTCCGCATGGACACGGCGCTCGCCGCCTACCTGGTCAAGCCGGGCCGGCGCTCCTTCGACCTGGACGCGCTGTCCCTGGAGTACCTGCACCGCGAGCTGGTCCCGGCCGCCGCGGCCGACGGCCAGCTGGCCTTCGGTGCGGACGAGGGCGCCGAGGCCGAGGCCCTGATGATCCAGGCCCGCGCGGTCCTGGACCTGGGCGAGGCCTTCGAGGCCCGGCTGCCGGAGGTCGGCGCCGCCGACCTGCTCCAGGACATGGAGCTGCCCACCTCCGCCCTGCTCGCCCGCATGGAGCGGCACGGCATCGCGGCCGACCGCACGCACCTCGAGGCGATGGAGCAGATGTTCGCCGGCGCGGTGCAGCAGGCCGTGAAGGAGGCCCACGCCGCCGCCGGTCACGAGTTCAACCTGGGCTCGCCCAAGCAGCTCCAGGAGGTCCTCTTCGGCGAGCTGGCCCTGCCGAAGACGAAGAAGACCAAGACCGGCTACACCACCGACGCCGACGCCCTGGCCTGGCTCGCCACCCAGACCGACAACGAGCTTCCGGTGATCATGCTGCGGCACCGGGAGCAGGCGAAGCTGCGCGTCACCGTCGAGGGCCTGATCAAGGCCATCGCGGGTGACGGCCGTATCCACACCACCTTCAACCAGACGGTCGCCGCGACCGGCCGTCTCTCCTCCACGGACCCGAACCTGCAGAACATCCCGGTCCGCACGGACGAGGGCCGGGCGATCCGCCGTGGTTTCGTCGTCGGCGAGGGCTTCGAGTCCCTGATGACCGCCGACTACAGCCAGATCGAGCTGCGGGTGATGGCCCACCTCTCCGAGGACGAGGGCCTGATCCGGGCGTTCACCTCCGGCGAGGACCTGCACACCACGGCCGCCTCCCAGGTGTTCGGTGTCGAGCCCGCCGCGGTCGACGCCGAGATGCGGCGGAAGATCAAGGCGATGTCGTACGGGCTCGCCTACGGCCTGTCCGCGTTCGGCCTGTCCCAGCAGCTGAACATCGAGGCGGCCGAGGCGCGCGCCCTGATGGACGCCTACTTCGAGCGTTTCGGCGGGGTCCGGGACTACCTGCGCCGGGCGGTCGACGAGGCCCGGGCGACGGGCTACACGGCGACGATCTTCGGTCGCCGCCGCTATCTGCCGGACCTCAACAGCGACAACCGTCAGCGCCGTGAGGCGGCCGAGCGGATGGCCCTCAACGCGCCCATCCAGGGCACGGCGGCGGACATCGTCAAGATCGCCATGCTCAAGGTGGACAGCGCGCTGCGGGCGGCGGAGCTCAAGTCCCGCATGCTCCTCCAGGTCCACGACGAAATCGTCCTGGAGATCGCCCCGGGCGAGCGTGCGGCCGCGGAGGAGATCGTCCGCCGCGAGATGGCCGCCGCCGTCCAGCTCCGAGCCCCTCTGGACGTCTCGGTCGGTGTGGGCCCGGACTGGGAGTCGGCAGCGCACTAG
- a CDS encoding DUF4184 family protein: MPFTLSHAAAVLPALRRDGSGRAGLVPAVLVAGSFAPDLTYYTAGVLPDAMEFGAVTHGFAGVVTVDVLIAWALVGLWLLVREPLVALLPRARQGRPAAVLRCGAPRARVRAAAAGRWYGSAVLGALTHVVWDAFTHHDRWGTRLIPAIGRDRPAGLPLFSWLQYGSSVAGAVVIATVLVRALRRAPRSGPAGVPVLSVRDRWWALAVLGGCALAGAVQRVARFEELRGEPARAWDLLPTLCFGVGAGSLLGVLLYAVGVRVWRPCRVPDAPVEAGSPAGTVGSGRGRPVSR; this comes from the coding sequence TTGCCGTTCACGCTCAGCCACGCGGCGGCCGTGCTGCCCGCACTGCGCCGGGACGGCAGCGGGCGGGCCGGACTGGTGCCGGCGGTGCTCGTCGCGGGTTCCTTCGCGCCGGACCTGACCTACTACACGGCGGGCGTCCTGCCGGACGCCATGGAATTCGGCGCGGTCACCCACGGGTTCGCCGGGGTCGTCACGGTCGATGTGCTCATCGCGTGGGCCCTGGTGGGGTTGTGGCTGCTCGTCCGGGAGCCGCTGGTCGCGTTGCTGCCCCGGGCACGGCAGGGCCGGCCGGCCGCCGTGCTGCGCTGCGGGGCGCCCCGCGCGCGGGTGCGGGCCGCCGCTGCGGGCAGGTGGTACGGCTCGGCGGTGCTCGGTGCGCTGACCCATGTGGTGTGGGACGCGTTCACGCATCACGACCGGTGGGGGACACGGCTGATTCCGGCCATCGGACGGGACCGTCCGGCGGGCCTGCCGCTGTTCTCGTGGCTGCAGTACGGCTCGTCCGTGGCCGGGGCCGTGGTGATCGCCACCGTTCTGGTACGGGCGCTGCGGCGGGCGCCGCGTTCCGGGCCCGCCGGGGTGCCGGTGCTGTCCGTGCGCGACCGGTGGTGGGCGCTGGCGGTGCTCGGCGGCTGCGCGCTGGCCGGGGCGGTGCAGCGGGTCGCGCGGTTCGAGGAGCTGCGGGGTGAGCCGGCGCGGGCGTGGGACCTGCTGCCCACCCTCTGTTTCGGGGTGGGCGCCGGATCGCTGCTCGGTGTGCTGCTGTACGCGGTCGGGGTCAGGGTGTGGCGTCCGTGCCGGGTTCCGGACGCTCCTGTGGAGGCCGGGAGCCCCGCTGGGACGGTCGGGTCCGGCCGGGGGCGGCCGGTCTCTCGGTGA